A single genomic interval of Daucus carota subsp. sativus chromosome 1, DH1 v3.0, whole genome shotgun sequence harbors:
- the LOC108205229 gene encoding triosephosphate isomerase, chloroplastic encodes MAAVVSTSSLSQLNSALPRSSCPKLNSISVSTTQSFFQNVNSHLTRVSSSRSGACRGVVAMAGSGKFFVGGNWKCNGTKDSISKLVTDLNSSTLEADVDVVVSPPFVYIDQVKNSLTDKIDIAAQNSWIGKGGAFTGEISIEQLKDIGCKWVILGHSERRHVIGEDDQFIGKKAAYALSQDVGVIACIGELLEEREGGKTFDVCFRQLKAYADVVPSWDKIVIAYEPVWAIGTGKVASPQQAQEVHQAVRDWLKTNVSADVASKTRIIYGGSVNGGNCAELAKEEDIDGFLVGGASLKGPEFATIINSVTSKKVAA; translated from the exons ATGGCAGCAGTGGTTTCTACATCCTCTCTTTCCCAGCTCAACTCTGCTTTGCCTCGATCTTCGTGCCCAAAACTCAACTCCATTTCTGTCTCAACAACCCAGTCTTTCTTTCAGAATGTCAACTCTCATCTCACCCGGGTTTCTTCTTCCCGTTCCGGTGCTTGCAGAGGTGTGGTAGCTATGGCCGGCTCAGGGAAg TTCTTCGTTGGTGGCAATTGGAAATGT AATGGGACAAAAGACTCTATTAGCAAGCTTGTCACAGATTTGAACAGCTCAACATTGGAAGCAGATGTTG ATGTTGTAGTATCGCCaccctttgtgtatattgatcAAGTAAAGAACTCTTTAACTGACAAGATTGACATAGCTGCCCAGAATTCCTGGATTGGAAAAGGAGGAGCATTTACCGGAGAAATTAG CATTGAGCAATTGAAAGATATTGGATGCAAGTGGGTCATTCTTGGGCACTCAGAGCGGAGACATGTAATTGGTGAAGATGATCAA TTCATAGGAAAGAAGGCTGCGTATGCCTTAAGTCAGGATGTTGGTGTAATTGCTTGCATTGGTGAACTATTAGAAGAAAGAGAAGGAGGAAAGACATTTGATGTTTGCTTCAGACAATTAAAAGCCTATGCAG ATGTTGTTCCCAGTTGGGATAAAATTGTGATTGCGTATGAACCTGTATGGGCAATTGGAACTGGCAAAGTTGCCTCGCCACAGCAAGCTCAGGAAGTACATCAAGCTGTTCGTGATTGGCTTAAGACGAATGTTTCAGCAGATGTTGCTTCTAAGACACGTATAATCTATGGAG GATCTGTTAATGGGGGCAACTGTGCCGAACTGGCTAAAGAAGAAGACATTGATGGGTTTCTTGTTGGTGGTGCTTCACTGAAG GGCCCTGAATTTGCAACAATTATCAATTCTGTAACATCAAAGAAGGTGGCTGCTTGA
- the LOC108224234 gene encoding uncharacterized protein LOC108224234: MRGAPKRPIQMITSWLRRQPPKVKAFLGVVAGMAALVLLRAIVHDHDTLFVAAEAVHSLGISVLIYKLMKEKTCAGLSLKSQELTALFLAVRLYCSFVMEYDIHTLLDLATLGTTLWVIYMIRFKLRSSYMEDKDNFAIYYVVIPCAVLAMLVHPSTSHNFINRFFWGFCVYLESVSVLPQLRVMQNTKIVEPFTAHYVFALGVARFLSCAHWVLQVLDTRGHLLVALGYGLWPSMVLISEIVQTFILADFCYYYVKSVFGGQLVLRLPSGVV, translated from the exons ATGAGAGGGGCACCAAAGAGACCGATCCAAATGATAACATCATGGCTGAGGAGACAGCCGCCAAAGGTTAAAGCTTTTCTGGGTGTAGTGGCTGGCATGGCCGCTCTTGTTTTGCTCAGAGCTATTGTTCATGATCATGATACCCTTTTTGTTGCTGCTGAAGCTGTTCATTCTCTTGGCATCTCCGTCCTTATCTATAAGCTAATGAAAGAAAAAACTTGTGCtg GACTCTCACTTAAATCCCAGGAATTGACAGCTTTGTTTTTGGCTGTCAGACTGTACTGTAGTTTTGTCATGGAATATGACATCCATACCTTGCTTGATTTAGCCACACTCGGTACAACCTTATGGGTCATATATATGATTCGCTTCAAACTGCGGTCAAGCTATATGGAGGACAAAGACAATTTTGCAATATATTATGTG GTGATTCCTTGCGCAGTATTAGCAATGTTAGTCCATCCATCTACATCACACAACTTCATTAACAGATTCTTCTGGGGTTTCTGTGTATATTTGGAATCTGTCTCTGTGCTCCCCCAACTGCGTGTTATGCAAAATACCAAG ATTGTTGAACCATTTACAGCTCATTATGTGTTCGCTTTGGGTGTTGCAAGGTTCTTGAGCTGTGCCCACTGGGTTCTCCAG GTGCTGGACACTCGTGGCCATCTACTTGTTGCTCTGGGATATGGACTATGGCCTTCTATGGTTCTGATTTCAGAAATAGTTCAAACCTTTATCCTAGCAGACTTCTGTTACTACTATGTTAAAAG TGTTTTCGGGGGACAACTTGTCTTGCGCCTTCCATCTGGAGTAGTTTAA
- the LOC108194115 gene encoding probable alkaline/neutral invertase F, whose amino-acid sequence MTTPSADVTLTEFVNNVETPCTVSELDEFDFSKFPQQPRLLKKEGDRLGSRLSLDKISFSDLKCFSYQMSSETDSTSKLPHSDALPSSTVKSDSDTTSSAEGHETSPMISEAWEALKRAKLHFRGKAIGTIAAMDSSEEKLNYDQVFVRDFVPSALAFLMHKEAEIVKNFLLKAIRLQSSEKKIDCFHLGEGVMPASFKVVNDPVKNKETLVADFGESAIGRVAPIDSGFWWIILLRAYTKSTGDDSLAEKPECQKGMRLILSLCLSEGFDTFPTLLCADGCCMIDRRMGVYGYPIEIQALFFMALRCAQELLKQDAEGKEFVDRIRKRLDALKYHMRSYFWLDFKQLNDIYRYKTEEYSHTAVNKFNVIPDSLPEWIFDFMPQCGGYFIGNVGPSKMDFRWFCLGNCVAILASLADRDQSNAIMDLIEARWAELIGEMPVKACYPAIEGKEWKILTGCDPKNTRWSYHNGGSWPVLVWLLTAASIKTGRLKIAKEAIELIEKRLSGDGWPEYYDGKTGRYIGKQARKQQTWSIAGYLVAKKLLEDPSHMNMISLGADIPMKLPRRRAASCSIDDKLRRTK is encoded by the exons ATGACTACTCCTTCAGCAGATGTGACTCTAACTGAGTTTGTGAATAATGTGGAGACACCATGTACTGTGTCTGAACTTGATGAATTTGATTTCTCGAAATTCCCTCAACAGCCAAGGCTATTAAAAAAGGAAGGGGATAGGCTGGGAAGCCGGCTATCCTTagataaaatatcattttctgATCTGAAATGCTTTTCATATCAAATGTCATCCGAAACAGACAGCACTTCCAAACTACCCCATTCTGATGCCTTGCCTTCTTCCACTGTGAAGTCTGATtctgatactacaagttcagcGGAGGGGCATGAAACTTCCCCAATGATTTCTGAGGCTTGGGAAGCACTGAAGCGTGCAAAACTGCATTTTCGCGGCAAAGCAATTGGGACTATTGCAGCAATGGATAGTTCTGAGGAGAAACTTAACTATGATCAG GTGTTTGTCAGAGACTTTGTCCCTAGTGCACTGGCATTTCTAATGCATAAAGAGGCGGAGATTGTCAAGAATTTTCTCTTGAAGGCTATTCGCCTCCAGTCTTCAGAGAAAAAGATAGATTGCTTTCATCTTGGGGAGGGTGTGATGCCTGCTAGTTTTAAAGTAGTAAATGACCCTGTCAAGAACAAAGAAACCTTAGTGGCTGATTTTGGTGAGAGTGCAATTGGAAGAGTGGCGCCTATTGATTCCGGATTCTGGTGGATCATATTACTACGAGCATACACAAAGTCAACAGGAGACGATTCGTTGGCTGAAAAGCCTGAATGCCAGAAGGGTATGCGCTTAATACTGAGTCTATGCCTTTCAGAGGGTTTTGACACATTCCCTACTCTTCTTTGTGCTGATGGATGCTGTATGATTGATAGGAGaatg GGTGTATATGGGTATCCAATTGAAATACAGGCACTTTTCTTTATGGCCTTGAGATGTGCTCAAGAATTACTGAAGCAGGATGCTGAGGGGAAGGAATTTGTAGACAGAATAAGGAAGCGTCTTGATGCATTAAAATATCACATGAGAAGTTACTTTTGGTTAGATTTTAAGCAGCTGAATGATATATATAGGTATAAAACAGAAGAATATTCTCATACTGCTGTCAACAAGTTCAATGTGATTCCAGATTCTCTTCCAGAATGGATCTTTGATTTTATGCCACAGTGTGGTGGTTACTTCATCGGGAATGTTGGTCCTTCCAAAATGGATTTTCGTTGGTTTTGCTTGGGTAACTGTGTGGCGATTTTGGCATCCTTAGCAGATCGTGATCAGTCCAATGCAATCATGGACCTCATTGAAGCACGTTGGGCAGAGTTGATTGGAGAAATGCCTGTGAAGGCCTGTTATCCGGCTATAGAAGGTAAAGAGTGGAAGATTTTGACAGGATGTGATCCAAAGAATACAAGATGGAGTTATCACAATGGCGGTTCTTGGCCAG TGCTTGTGTGGCTCCTTACAGCTGCATCTATCAAGACCGGACGTCTTAAAATAGCAAAGGAAGCTATTGAGCTAATTGAAAAGAGGCTTTCGGGAGATGGTTGGCCAGAATATTATGATGGCAAGACTGGTCGCTACATTGGAAAACAAGCACGCAAGCAGCAGACATGGTCCATTGCTGGTTACTTGGTAGCAAAGAAGTTGTTGGAAGACCCTTCTCATATGAACATGATATCTCTGGGGGCAGACATTCCCATGAAGTTACCGAGGCGAAGAGCAGCCTCATGCAGTATTGATGATAAATTGCGGAGAACAAAGTAG
- the LOC108223437 gene encoding uncharacterized protein LOC108223437, whose product MSHKRSRTSQVIQVFSLNPMPYPVLLILAVIFIFLGIQWFLSYESMVESAEENFGWILMATPVVLVFAVKWLSSVENPESFFGQDRRRRMNYAGSSEGGFPWGVAAMIVLVLVLLQYQSSFLESWFV is encoded by the coding sequence atgTCTCATAAGAGAAGCAGGACATCCCAGGTGATACAAGTGTTCTCACTGAATCCCATGCCATATCCAGTGCTTCTGATATTAGCTGTGATCTTTATCTTTCTTGGTATTCAATGGTTTCTGTCGTATGAGTCTATGGTGGAGAGCGCGGAAGAAAACTTTGGCTGGATACTGATGGCCACACCAGTAGTTCTAGTGTTTGCTGTGAAATGGCTGTCTTCTGTAGAGAATCCAGAGAGCTTTTTTGGGCAGGACAGGCGTCGCAGGATGAATTATGCTGGTTCGTCTGAAGGAGGTTTTCCATGGGGTGTGGCCGCGATGATTGTGCTGGTGCTTGTGCTGCTGCAATATCAATCTAGCTTTCTTGAAAGTTGGTTTGTTTGA